The Geoglobus acetivorans genome window below encodes:
- a CDS encoding acetate--CoA ligase family protein, which produces MKVLDLKESLSLLGKYGIPVVETIFVSSKRDVLRIADSLYFPCVVKPNTGGHKTELGVFKGLKSVDEVIQALDKLGCEVGIQRMVSGFEIFLGAKKDGLFGHVLALGTGGVFAGLFEDISFRLIPVKKSDFDEMVDETKLSAVSEGFRNFEFGREKLYDVAKKFERLVIEEDVKEADINPLVANGDEILAVDARIIL; this is translated from the coding sequence ATGAAAGTTCTCGATCTGAAAGAATCTCTTTCCCTGCTCGGGAAATACGGTATTCCGGTTGTGGAGACAATTTTCGTATCATCGAAAAGGGATGTTTTGAGGATTGCTGACAGCCTGTATTTTCCCTGCGTGGTCAAGCCAAATACTGGTGGGCATAAAACCGAGCTGGGTGTGTTTAAGGGTCTGAAATCTGTGGATGAAGTCATTCAGGCACTTGATAAGCTCGGATGTGAGGTGGGCATTCAGAGAATGGTAAGCGGATTTGAGATTTTTCTCGGGGCAAAGAAGGACGGGCTTTTCGGACACGTTCTTGCCCTCGGGACAGGGGGTGTGTTTGCCGGACTCTTCGAAGACATATCTTTCAGGCTGATTCCCGTAAAAAAATCTGATTTCGACGAGATGGTCGATGAGACAAAACTCTCCGCCGTATCTGAAGGCTTCAGAAACTTTGAATTCGGCAGGGAAAAGCTTTATGACGTTGCAAAAAAATTTGAAAGGCTGGTTATCGAGGAGGATGTGAAGGAGGCAGACATAAATCCGCTTGTTGCAAACGGTGATGAAATTCTGGCGGTCGATGCGAGGATCATTCTCTGA
- a CDS encoding CoA-binding protein: MYAVHLRTLFNPKTVAVAGATDNEEKMGYHVMKSLVESFDGEIYPLNPGKNQVFGMTAYSRVGDLPVTPDLAIIVIPREKIRDVLGEFLDRGTRAFVIITSGFREAEIPDGGKLHEELKSLVEKENAVVIGPNTFGIVNVRSRLNASFTPALFKVKSGNIALVSQSGGICHLIAPYAMKEGIGFSKIIGLGNRLNVDFPEMLEYLAGDDDTDCIALYIEGTENPRKMLEKIYEICRSKPVVAMKSGRFRKADRASKSHTGSMAGDYRIFVSALKQYGAVVAETLEELVSFAKALSMQKPVFGDRVAVVSLVAGLGMVACDTVEKCGMKLARFSEDTRHQLFELLPPYTIRDNPVDLGFVANDVDLCGKVIELIAEDENVDGIVLNYIYSWSGEFLKVPVNSIVRAARQKPMTVCLNYPPGTWNDVRERIEEGGVPVYSTPEIAVKSIWALRNYGRILLRE, encoded by the coding sequence ATGTATGCTGTGCACCTCAGGACTCTTTTCAACCCGAAAACCGTGGCTGTTGCCGGGGCTACAGACAATGAGGAGAAAATGGGTTATCACGTAATGAAGAGTCTCGTTGAAAGCTTTGATGGCGAGATATACCCTTTAAATCCGGGAAAAAATCAGGTTTTTGGCATGACTGCATACTCCAGAGTTGGAGATCTCCCGGTAACTCCGGATCTTGCTATAATTGTGATTCCGCGAGAAAAAATACGTGATGTTCTGGGGGAATTTCTGGACAGGGGTACAAGGGCCTTTGTAATAATAACCTCAGGATTCAGGGAGGCAGAGATACCGGATGGAGGAAAACTGCATGAGGAACTCAAAAGTCTTGTGGAAAAAGAAAATGCAGTGGTCATAGGCCCGAACACCTTTGGTATTGTAAACGTCAGGAGCAGGCTGAATGCGAGCTTTACGCCTGCCCTGTTTAAAGTAAAAAGCGGAAATATTGCTCTCGTAAGCCAGAGCGGAGGAATATGCCACCTGATCGCACCCTATGCGATGAAAGAAGGCATAGGTTTCAGCAAGATAATTGGTCTTGGAAACCGGCTGAATGTGGACTTTCCCGAAATGCTGGAATACCTTGCCGGAGATGATGACACGGATTGCATTGCCCTTTACATAGAAGGCACGGAAAACCCGAGAAAAATGCTGGAAAAAATCTACGAAATCTGCAGATCAAAACCGGTGGTTGCAATGAAGAGCGGAAGGTTCAGAAAGGCTGACAGAGCATCGAAGTCGCACACGGGATCCATGGCAGGAGACTACAGAATTTTCGTTTCCGCTTTAAAACAGTACGGCGCAGTTGTTGCCGAAACGCTTGAAGAGCTGGTATCGTTCGCCAAAGCTCTGTCAATGCAGAAACCCGTGTTCGGTGATAGAGTTGCAGTTGTATCTCTTGTTGCAGGGCTCGGAATGGTTGCGTGTGATACAGTTGAAAAATGTGGTATGAAGCTGGCCAGATTTTCTGAAGACACGAGACACCAGCTCTTTGAGCTGCTCCCACCTTACACGATACGGGACAACCCCGTCGATCTGGGTTTTGTGGCCAACGATGTGGACCTGTGCGGGAAGGTGATAGAGCTAATCGCAGAGGATGAAAACGTGGATGGTATTGTCCTGAACTACATATACTCCTGGTCTGGAGAATTTCTCAAAGTTCCGGTGAACAGCATCGTCAGAGCGGCAAGGCAAAAGCCAATGACGGTCTGCCTGAATTATCCTCCGGGCACATGGAATGACGTCAGAGAGAGAATAGAAGAGGGTGGTGTGCCGGTGTATTCAACGCCAGAGATTGCCGTGAAAAGCATCTGGGCGCTCAGAAATTACGGCAGAATTTTGCTCAGAGAATGA
- a CDS encoding zinc ribbon domain-containing protein — translation MTSHTRRKLRLPDQIPLNPLLDLWDQQEPEGPDATRIYEFYRSLADGKLVTTKCMTCGRVHFPPLIVCPNCNGEDLEWVEIPEEGELYAFTELKLGAPIIVEDYAPFVIAVARFGDYPENGVQISGMMFDIGYEDLEIGERVRWEIMEIEGPGDKKRYWYCFTKV, via the coding sequence ATGACATCACACACCAGAAGGAAATTGAGGCTCCCCGACCAGATTCCTCTGAACCCCCTTCTCGACCTGTGGGATCAGCAGGAACCGGAAGGGCCGGATGCAACACGCATATATGAATTTTACAGGTCTCTTGCCGATGGAAAGCTCGTAACAACGAAGTGCATGACATGCGGAAGGGTTCACTTCCCCCCACTGATTGTCTGCCCCAACTGCAACGGCGAAGACCTTGAGTGGGTCGAAATTCCAGAAGAGGGAGAGCTTTACGCATTCACCGAGCTCAAACTCGGGGCACCGATTATTGTTGAGGATTACGCACCTTTCGTCATTGCCGTTGCAAGATTCGGAGACTATCCGGAAAACGGTGTGCAGATAAGCGGCATGATGTTCGACATTGGCTACGAGGATCTTGAAATAGGGGAGAGGGTAAGATGGGAGATCATGGAAATAGAAGGTCCGGGAGATAAGAAGAGATACTGGTACTGCTTCACGAAGGTTTAA
- a CDS encoding isochorismatase family protein has product MKPALVVIDLIKGNEPFFNEEHLQIIPRVRHVIDELRSLSIPIIFANDSYPENDWLFNFMKKHAVRGTKEVEVIDELEVRDEDIVVEKRRFSAFFRTDLDITLREMGVDTVALAGINTHVCVLSTAFDAISNDFRVILLSDCCASHTRDVHEFIVNRFKGLPAFQVMESEEFLETVRGKS; this is encoded by the coding sequence TTGAAGCCAGCACTCGTGGTCATTGATCTGATAAAGGGTAACGAACCCTTTTTTAATGAAGAACATCTGCAAATAATTCCCAGAGTCAGGCATGTGATAGATGAGCTGAGGAGTCTTTCAATTCCCATAATTTTTGCAAACGACAGCTATCCCGAGAACGACTGGCTCTTCAACTTCATGAAGAAACATGCGGTGAGGGGAACGAAGGAAGTGGAGGTAATTGACGAGCTGGAAGTCAGAGATGAAGATATTGTCGTGGAAAAACGAAGATTCAGTGCTTTTTTCAGAACGGACCTTGATATTACCCTCAGGGAGATGGGTGTGGATACTGTGGCCCTCGCAGGAATAAACACGCACGTCTGCGTTCTTTCCACGGCTTTTGATGCCATAAGCAACGACTTCAGAGTAATTCTGCTGAGTGATTGCTGTGCGTCCCACACAAGGGATGTTCACGAATTCATTGTTAACCGGTTTAAGGGTCTGCCAGCTTTTCAGGTAATGGAGAGCGAAGAGTTTCTCGAGACGGTGCGGGGAAAGAGCTGA
- a CDS encoding 2-dehydropantoate 2-reductase has translation MRIAIVGAGVIGSIFAYIFGRTHEVTLIEVVKEKVELYRKEGYSIIMPDGKEVHVDNVHVTSDPAEVGEVDLVQISVKGYATEPATKNALPMIGKDTMVLSVQNGLVHDIISNIVGKDKVIAGITAHSGMPVSPNVIRYVGGYGPLLTIGKYDKNPDERFNWVVEELRKTGEEILVVDDIEPIIWKKLVANVACNPVAAITGMTSVEALACENSKELIKMLAEEVVAVAKARGIYFEEMENIAEFVYQAFAGTKDNKVSMLQDVEAKRKTEIDTLNGAIVAEGERLGVSVPANRVITNVVKSIEYMYGKRG, from the coding sequence ATGAGGATTGCCATAGTGGGGGCCGGAGTTATCGGGAGCATTTTTGCGTACATATTTGGCAGGACGCACGAGGTTACACTGATCGAGGTGGTGAAGGAGAAGGTCGAGCTTTACAGAAAGGAAGGCTACTCGATAATAATGCCGGATGGGAAAGAGGTGCACGTTGATAACGTCCATGTGACATCTGACCCGGCAGAGGTTGGCGAGGTTGATCTTGTTCAGATATCTGTCAAGGGCTATGCGACCGAACCGGCAACAAAGAATGCCCTGCCCATGATCGGAAAGGACACAATGGTTCTGTCAGTCCAGAACGGACTTGTGCATGACATCATTTCGAACATCGTTGGCAAGGACAAAGTTATTGCGGGAATTACTGCCCACAGTGGCATGCCGGTCTCTCCAAACGTCATCAGGTATGTTGGAGGTTACGGGCCTCTTCTGACCATAGGCAAGTACGACAAGAATCCGGACGAGAGGTTTAACTGGGTGGTTGAGGAGCTGAGAAAGACGGGAGAGGAGATTCTGGTTGTGGATGACATTGAGCCAATCATCTGGAAGAAGCTTGTTGCGAACGTTGCATGCAATCCCGTGGCGGCAATAACCGGAATGACGAGTGTTGAAGCTCTTGCCTGCGAAAACAGCAAGGAGTTGATTAAGATGCTGGCCGAAGAGGTCGTGGCCGTTGCGAAGGCGAGAGGCATTTACTTTGAGGAGATGGAAAACATAGCCGAATTTGTTTACCAGGCCTTTGCCGGAACCAAGGACAACAAGGTTTCCATGCTGCAGGATGTCGAGGCGAAAAGGAAAACCGAGATCGACACGCTTAACGGAGCAATCGTTGCAGAAGGAGAGAGGCTTGGTGTAAGTGTCCCGGCAAACAGGGTTATCACCAACGTTGTTAAGTCGATTGAGTACATGTACGGAAAGAGGGGTTAA
- a CDS encoding thiolase domain-containing protein, producing the protein MIGMREVAIVGAGITRFGVREASWRDLVQEAGKAVFDDVPNLDRKDIDSLFVGAAQPERWVFQTHVAPYVAELLGINVSRVISRTEVACASGQAAIRYAWLAVATGLSDIAMVVGVEKMNSKFMSVSQSSMINVGNREFDGVNGFTAPPFFAMVAQRHMHEFGTTSEQLAMIRVKNSYYGARNPYAQFQKEVTVEKVLGSRMVAPPLTLFDCSAITDGACALILASEERAREFTDTPVWILGGVQHVDSAHTTNQFGDLSHWVGLRKAANDLYSMLKISPEDIDMAEVHDCFTISEILEYEELGFCRKGEGGKFIEEGESYIGGKVAVNPGGGLLSNGHPLGATGVRQAWEMVMQFRGDVPKERYVDGAELGIAHNLSGMAQLHHIMAYSINKRKDLK; encoded by the coding sequence ATGATCGGGATGAGAGAAGTCGCCATTGTGGGGGCAGGAATAACCAGATTCGGCGTAAGAGAGGCGAGCTGGAGGGATCTCGTCCAGGAGGCAGGTAAGGCTGTTTTCGACGATGTGCCGAATCTGGACAGAAAAGACATTGATTCGCTGTTCGTCGGTGCGGCACAGCCTGAAAGGTGGGTCTTTCAGACCCATGTGGCACCATACGTCGCCGAACTTCTTGGAATTAACGTTAGCAGGGTGATCTCAAGAACTGAAGTGGCATGCGCAAGCGGTCAGGCCGCCATAAGATACGCATGGCTTGCGGTTGCAACAGGTTTGAGCGACATCGCCATGGTTGTCGGCGTAGAGAAGATGAACTCGAAATTCATGAGCGTTTCACAATCGAGTATGATCAATGTCGGAAACAGGGAGTTCGATGGAGTTAACGGTTTTACCGCACCACCATTTTTCGCAATGGTTGCCCAGAGGCACATGCACGAGTTTGGCACAACGAGCGAGCAGCTGGCAATGATCAGGGTCAAGAATTCATATTATGGGGCAAGAAACCCCTACGCCCAGTTCCAGAAGGAGGTTACGGTAGAGAAGGTCCTCGGGTCCAGAATGGTCGCCCCGCCATTAACACTCTTTGACTGCAGTGCGATAACTGACGGTGCCTGTGCGCTCATTCTTGCCAGTGAGGAAAGGGCAAGAGAGTTCACGGATACTCCGGTGTGGATACTTGGTGGAGTTCAGCACGTTGATTCAGCCCATACAACCAACCAGTTTGGAGACCTGAGTCACTGGGTTGGGTTGAGGAAGGCTGCAAACGACCTCTACTCCATGCTCAAAATATCTCCCGAGGACATAGACATGGCTGAGGTTCATGACTGCTTTACCATAAGCGAAATTCTCGAATATGAGGAGCTTGGTTTCTGCAGGAAAGGAGAGGGCGGAAAGTTCATAGAGGAGGGAGAGAGCTACATTGGAGGCAAGGTTGCTGTAAATCCAGGTGGGGGTCTGCTTTCGAATGGGCACCCTCTCGGAGCCACGGGAGTCAGGCAGGCCTGGGAGATGGTCATGCAGTTCAGGGGAGATGTGCCGAAGGAGAGGTACGTTGACGGTGCAGAGCTTGGAATCGCCCACAACCTGAGCGGGATGGCGCAGCTTCACCACATAATGGCCTACAGCATAAATAAACGAAAAGATCTAAAGTAG